From Ammospiza caudacuta isolate bAmmCau1 chromosome 31, bAmmCau1.pri, whole genome shotgun sequence, one genomic window encodes:
- the LOC131569864 gene encoding N6-adenosine-methyltransferase TMT1A-like, whose protein sequence is MPEATASALLLRAGLALLAWPVYLLSFLGIWEPFCKKVFFPFFLEKISGAHEKKSKKYKQELFRNLPDFRGPSGELRLLEIGTGSGSNFQFYPAGCKVTCSDINPNFQEGLSRNMKKNQHLHYEQFLVAAGEDLRQVPSGSVDAVVCTLVLCSVQSVSSTLREVLRVLRPGGAFYFLEHVAAEHSSWTYFWQQVCYPTWKLVFAGCCLTRELWKNLEEAKFSELKIQHISVALPWMPIEPHIVGYGVK, encoded by the exons ATGCCAGAGGCCACTGCAAGCGCCCTCCTGCTCCGTGCTGGCCTGGCACTGCTAGCCTGGCCCGTCTACCTGCTCTCCTTCCTGGGCATCTGGGAGCCTTTCTGCAAGAAggtcttctttcctttcttcctagAGAAGATTTCTGGAGCTCACgagaagaaatcaaagaagTACAAGCAGGAGCTCTTCCGCAATCTGCCCGACTTCAGGGGCCCCTCGGGGGAGCTGCGGCTGCTGGAGATCGGCACCGGCAGCGGCTCCAACTTCCAGTTCTACCCTGCGGGCTGCAAAGTCACCTGCAGCGACATCAACCCCAACTTCCAGGAGGGCCTCTCCAGGAACATGAAGAAGAACCAGCACCTGCACTACGAGCAGTTCCTGGTGGCTGCGGGAGAGGACCTGCGGCAGGTGCCCAGCGGCTCGGTGGACGCCGTGGTTTGCACgctggtgctgtgctctgtgcagagcgTCAGCAGCACCCTGAGGGAAGTGCTCCGAGTGCTCCGGCCG GGAGGAGCTTTCTATTTCTTGGAGCACGTGGCCGCTGAGCATTCCAGCTGGACGTATTTTTGGCAGCAAGTCTGTTACCCGACTTGGAAACTCGTCTTTGCTGGATGCTGCCTCACGAGAGAGCTGTGGAAGAATCTGGAAGAGGCAAAGTTCTCCGAGCTGAAGATACAGCACATCAGCGTGGCGCTACCCTGGATGCCCATCGAGCCGCACATCGTGGGGTACGGGGTGAAGTAA